The following nucleotide sequence is from Ferroacidibacillus organovorans.
TTGGTGCGGGGGTTTTTCTGCCAAATCCGCGCGGGACAGCGCCTGGTCAATATGTGCAGGTGTCGGGAAAACATATTTTTCTTTTGCCGGGGCCGCCTCTTGAAATGCGACCGATGTACGTGGAGTCTGTGCGGCCGCGGCTTGTTCAACTCATGGGAGACTCTGTGATTGTCAGTCGTGTCGTGCGCCTCTATGGCATTGGGGAGTCATCCGCCGAACTCGAAGTGAAGGATTTGATGGCAGGTGTAAACCCGACTGTCGCGCCGCTGGCGTCTGAAGGCGAAATGGTATTTCGCATCACGGCAAGTGCAAAGACAGATGAACAGGCACGCCGCATGATCGCGCCTGTTCAGGGTGAGTTGGAAGAGCGCCTTGGCGACTATGTGTATGGCTATGATGATGAAACACTCGCCTCTGTTGTGCTTTCCAGACTGTTGGAGAACAAAAAAACGGTGTCGTTTGCAGAGAGTTGTACAGGTGGACTTCTGACATCGATGTTGGTCGACTGTGCGGGCAGTTCACGCGTGTTGCGCGGATCGGTCGTGGCGTATGACAACGCTGTGAAGACAGAACTGCTCCATGTTCCAAAGATGTCACTTGAAGCACACGGTGCGGTCAGTGAAGAAGTGGCTTATGCCATGGCAGAGGGTGTGCGCTTGGCAACCGGATCGGATGTCGGGGTGTCGGTGACGGGCGTCGCCGGGCCGGATGGCGGAACAATAGAAAAACCGGTAGGGCTTGTCTATATCGGTGTGACAGATGGTAAAACTACGAACGTAACGCGCCGACTCTTTTCGGGGGATCGCACGCAAGTGCGCATTCGCGCGGCAAAGCATGCGCTGTTTTTAGTGATTCAGGCCATGAAGAAGATTTGAAGGATCGTGAGATCGCGAGATCTCATGAATTTGAAGGGATAAGGTGATCGAATGACAACGTTTTTGGATTTTAATTTGAACAAAAAAGTGCAAGAAGCAATCAGTGAAATGGGCTATGAGGAGCCGTCACCGATTCAATCCGTATGCATTCCGCTCATCATGGAAGGAAAAGACGTGATCGGACAGGCGCAGACAGGAACGGGGAAAACGGCTGCGTTTGGCATTCCGCTGATTGACAAGACGGGAACGGGCCGCCACGTGCAGGCGATCATTCTCTTGCCGACGCGGGAACTTGCAATTCAGGTGGCGGGTGAACTGCGCCGCATCGCGAAATTCAAGCGCGTTCGCACACTGCCAATCTATGGTGGACAATCGATTGGTCATCAAATTCGCGCGCTTGAGCAAGGTGTGCACGTGGTGATCGGAACGCCGGGACGCGTACTTGATCACATCCGCCGCGGAACGCTCAAGCTCGATCAAGTGCAATCGGTCGTGCTTGACGAGGCGGATGAGATGCTTGATATGGGCTTTATCGAAGATATTGAGTCCATCTTAAAAGAGACGCCGGCCAATCGCCAAACGCTTTTGTTCTCGGCGACGATGCCGACAGAAGTGCGCCGCCTGGCAAACCGCTATATGAACAATCCGGAACACGTACAGATGGCAAAAAATGAATTGACGGTTCCGCTGATCGATCAGTACTACTATAAAGTACTCGATCGAAACAAACTGGAGAGCGTCTGCCGCATCATCGACAGTGAAGATGTGACACTTGGCATCATCTTTTGCCGCACAAAGCGCGGCGTGGATGAGCTTACGGAGGCGCTGATTTCGCGTGGCTATCTCGCAGACGGTCTGCACGGGGACTTGAGTCAGGCGCAACGGGATCGCGTCATGAAACGATTCCGCACAGGAGATATCGAGTTGCTTGTGGCGACGGATGTTGCGGCGCGCGGTATTGACGTCGGTAATGTGACGCATGTTGTCAACTATGATATGCCGCAAGATACAGAGTCGTATGTACACCGCATTGGACGCACGGGGCGCGCAGGCAAGCGCGGATTGGCGATCACGCTTGCCACGCCGCGAGAGTTCAAGTTGCTCAAATCGATTCAGCGTGATACAAAAGCGATTATCGAACCGCGCGAAGTACCGTCGGTTGCAGACGTTGCAGAGCGTCAGGCGGAACTCTGGCGTGAGCGGCTTGAGCGCACGACGGTTGAGGGTGGCCTCGCGCACTATCGTGCAATCCTTGGCAAACTCGTCGACGAATTTGATCCGATTGATCTTGCGGCAGCCGCACTGAAACTGGCGAGCGCAGGGGAACTTGAGGCAGAAACCGCCGATACGTACAACTTTGGAGAAACCGGTGGCGGCACAGGCATGGTGCGCTTCTTTATGAACATTGGTCGAAGCGCGCGCATGAGCCCTGGCGATTTGGTGCGCGCAATCGCAGAGGAGTCCGGCGTTCCGACGACGGCGATTGGCAAGATTGACATCTTTGACAAGTTTACGTTTATCGAGATTGCCGAGGAGTCAGCGCCATTTGTTTATGAGTCACTGCGTCAATCGCGCATCAATGGCGCGCGTGTCAATCTTGAGCCTGCCCGTCCGCGTTCGGGTGGCGGTGCAAGGCGCTCGTACTGAGCGGCGCTCTATTAAGCATATGTTTCGCAAGGATGAAACCGACTGCATGGGCAGTCGGTTTCTTTGTGGGGCATGGTATCATGCAATGAAGTGAAGTGAAGTGATGCCGACGGATTGAGTTTTTTATCCTTTACTTTTTGCGTGTTGTCACGGATTGGCATTATTAAGAGTTTGGCTGATAGCAACAAATTTTAGGGGCTGTGCGTATCGGAGATACACGAACAGATGTTTGTGTTTTTATAAAGTCGTAGTACAATACGTTTGAGGTTAACTTGAATTGCTTGATAGTTTCTCTTCAAGTTGAGATAAGTGTCTTAAAATGCAATAGGCGCATTTTGGATTATGATGATCAGGGTGGGATACCATTGGCAGATCGCAAAGCGGCGCTTGATCTTGCGCTCAAGCAAATTGAAAAACAGTTTGGCAAAGGTTCGATCATGAAACTCGGAGAAGCCAGTTCGTCGATGAATGTCGAGGTGATGTCTTCTGGCTCGCTAGCGCTTGATATTGCGCTTGGCATCGGCGGATTTCCGAAAGGGCGCGTGATTGAGATTTATGGTCCGGAATCTTCCGGAAAAACAACCGTTGCGCTACACACGATCGCGGAGGCGCAACGATTGGGTGGACAGGCTGCGTTTATCGACGCGGAACACGCACTGGATCCGCTGTATGCGCAAAAACTTGGCGTTAATATTGATGAACTTTTGATTTCTCAACCGGATACGGGGGAGCAGGCGCTTGAGATTGCAGAGGCGCTTGTGCGCAGTGGAGCCGTTGACGTGATCGTGATTGACTCGGTTGCCGCACTTGTGCCAAAGGCAGAGATTGAGGGTGACATGGGGGATTCTCATGTCGGGCTTCATGCGCGCCTCATGTCGCAAGCGCTTCGCAAATTGAGCGGTGCGATTAACAAGTCGCGCACGATCGCAATTTTTATCAATCAGATCCGTGAAAAAGTGGGCGTGATGTTCGGCAATCCAGAAACGACGACAGGCGGTCGCGCACTTAAGTTTTATGCGTCTGTTCGCCTGGAGGTGCGTAAGGCCGAGGTTTTGAAACAAGGCAATGATATGGTGGGAAACCGAACAAAAATCAAAGTTGTCAAGAATAAGGTGGCACCGCCGTTTAAGCAGGCAGAAGTCGACATCATGTTTGGAGAAGGCATTTCGCGTGAAGGAAGCCTGGTCGACCTCGGTGCTGAACTTGATATCATACAAAAGAGTGGCGCTTGGTACTCGTTTGCAGATGAGCGACTGGGACAAGGCAAGGAGAATGTGAAACAATTTTTAAAAGAACACGCGGAGATGGCGGATCGGATTGAACGATTGATTCGGGATAAGACCGTGACGAGCGCGGCACCGCCAAAAGATGAGCCGCAATTCAAGGTTGACGATGATGACGACGATTTTGATTTCGAAGATTGATCTGTGGCGCAAGTAAAACGAATTGAACCTGTCCCGAAAAAACGTTCACATCGCGTGCTTATTCTTGAAAATGAAGCGGAATGCGGACCGTATCACGCCATGTCGCTCATTGAACTTAGTGTAACGTCAGGGACGGTCTTCACAGAGACGCTCCATCGCGAACTGATAGAGCATGAAGAAGCACTCAACGCCTATGAGCAGGGGTTAACCTATCTTGAGCGGGGAGCGCACTCGAAACGTGAGCTTGCGCGCTACCTGAAGCGTAAAGGTTTTTCTGAAACGGCGTGTCAGATGGCGATAGGTCGCTTGGCGACACTTGAAATTCTATCTGATGCACAGCTTGCGCGTCGTCTTGTGGAGCAGTCGATGCATCAATCCGTCAGCAATCGTAGTGTCGCCGCGCGTTTAGCAAAACGAGGAATTGAAGGTCGGATAACAGACATCGCACTGCGTGAAGTGGAACGTGATGAAGAGAAGGCGGCCATGCAACTCGCTGAAAAGAAGCTTCCCGAACTGCTGCGACGCGCTGAAAAAAAAGTGGAACGGATGCGGCGTTCGGGACTGGCCAGGCAAGGGTTGCAAAAAGATGAAACGTTTCGACTTGGGATCATGTTTCTTGGACAATATTTGAGTCGTCGCGGTTTTAAACCTAGTACGGTTTCGCGCGTTATAAAACAGTTCGGGGCATC
It contains:
- a CDS encoding competence/damage-inducible protein A; the encoded protein is MRAELIAVGTEILLGQIDNSHAKFLSQDLAAIGISVFYHTVVGDNAERLIRLLKEAASRSDVIILTGGLGPTEDDLTREGVAGAFGLPLTFDEGAFVAHVTPFFERLGRAPTENNKKQAWRIGAGVFLPNPRGTAPGQYVQVSGKHIFLLPGPPLEMRPMYVESVRPRLVQLMGDSVIVSRVVRLYGIGESSAELEVKDLMAGVNPTVAPLASEGEMVFRITASAKTDEQARRMIAPVQGELEERLGDYVYGYDDETLASVVLSRLLENKKTVSFAESCTGGLLTSMLVDCAGSSRVLRGSVVAYDNAVKTELLHVPKMSLEAHGAVSEEVAYAMAEGVRLATGSDVGVSVTGVAGPDGGTIEKPVGLVYIGVTDGKTTNVTRRLFSGDRTQVRIRAAKHALFLVIQAMKKI
- a CDS encoding regulatory protein RecX; this translates as MAQVKRIEPVPKKRSHRVLILENEAECGPYHAMSLIELSVTSGTVFTETLHRELIEHEEALNAYEQGLTYLERGAHSKRELARYLKRKGFSETACQMAIGRLATLEILSDAQLARRLVEQSMHQSVSNRSVAARLAKRGIEGRITDIALREVERDEEKAAMQLAEKKLPELLRRAEKKVERMRRSGLARQGLQKDETFRLGIMFLGQYLSRRGFKPSTVSRVIKQFGASQGEDYEDVGQSDDAEFE
- a CDS encoding DEAD/DEAH box helicase; the encoded protein is MTTFLDFNLNKKVQEAISEMGYEEPSPIQSVCIPLIMEGKDVIGQAQTGTGKTAAFGIPLIDKTGTGRHVQAIILLPTRELAIQVAGELRRIAKFKRVRTLPIYGGQSIGHQIRALEQGVHVVIGTPGRVLDHIRRGTLKLDQVQSVVLDEADEMLDMGFIEDIESILKETPANRQTLLFSATMPTEVRRLANRYMNNPEHVQMAKNELTVPLIDQYYYKVLDRNKLESVCRIIDSEDVTLGIIFCRTKRGVDELTEALISRGYLADGLHGDLSQAQRDRVMKRFRTGDIELLVATDVAARGIDVGNVTHVVNYDMPQDTESYVHRIGRTGRAGKRGLAITLATPREFKLLKSIQRDTKAIIEPREVPSVADVAERQAELWRERLERTTVEGGLAHYRAILGKLVDEFDPIDLAAAALKLASAGELEAETADTYNFGETGGGTGMVRFFMNIGRSARMSPGDLVRAIAEESGVPTTAIGKIDIFDKFTFIEIAEESAPFVYESLRQSRINGARVNLEPARPRSGGGARRSY
- the recA gene encoding recombinase RecA, which encodes MADRKAALDLALKQIEKQFGKGSIMKLGEASSSMNVEVMSSGSLALDIALGIGGFPKGRVIEIYGPESSGKTTVALHTIAEAQRLGGQAAFIDAEHALDPLYAQKLGVNIDELLISQPDTGEQALEIAEALVRSGAVDVIVIDSVAALVPKAEIEGDMGDSHVGLHARLMSQALRKLSGAINKSRTIAIFINQIREKVGVMFGNPETTTGGRALKFYASVRLEVRKAEVLKQGNDMVGNRTKIKVVKNKVAPPFKQAEVDIMFGEGISREGSLVDLGAELDIIQKSGAWYSFADERLGQGKENVKQFLKEHAEMADRIERLIRDKTVTSAAPPKDEPQFKVDDDDDDFDFED